One region of Ktedonobacterales bacterium genomic DNA includes:
- a CDS encoding ABC transporter permease, whose translation MMIQTASPFAQGLNTLWRLVTLNRKVTFGVGIVGFFVLLALVGPLFVRQDPIAITDDILVPPSSAHWLGTTLSGQDVFAQVVVGARFSVALGFIAGGLTTLLSVVVGLISGYYGGVIDEMFQLATNVFLVLPTLPLAILLAVYLPFNGTVTLGIVIIVTGWSWGARVLRAQTLSMCSRDYVEAARARGEGSLRIIFFEIFPNEIALVAAELLGTIIYAILAETGLEYIGLGNLNGISWGVMLFFAQNGSALLQGAWWWFLPPGLCIALLGAGLAYLNFGIDEVANPRLRKESTPKLALRKAMQRLGMRRATVEEAA comes from the coding sequence ATGATGATACAAACAGCTTCGCCCTTTGCCCAGGGGCTGAATACCCTCTGGCGGCTGGTAACGCTGAATCGCAAGGTGACATTTGGGGTTGGTATTGTCGGGTTCTTTGTTTTGCTCGCGCTGGTTGGCCCGCTCTTTGTGCGACAAGACCCCATTGCGATTACCGACGATATTTTGGTTCCACCATCATCTGCCCATTGGCTGGGTACCACGCTGAGCGGGCAGGATGTCTTTGCTCAGGTAGTCGTGGGCGCGCGCTTCTCTGTGGCGCTGGGCTTCATCGCGGGGGGCTTGACAACGCTCCTCTCGGTGGTGGTTGGCCTGATCTCTGGCTACTATGGAGGCGTCATTGATGAGATGTTCCAACTAGCTACGAATGTGTTCCTGGTCCTTCCAACGCTGCCGCTCGCTATCTTGCTGGCTGTTTACCTCCCCTTCAATGGGACCGTGACCCTGGGCATTGTGATTATCGTCACCGGTTGGTCCTGGGGAGCAAGAGTCTTGCGCGCGCAGACGCTTTCGATGTGTAGCCGGGACTATGTAGAAGCTGCCCGCGCCAGGGGGGAAGGTTCACTGCGTATCATCTTCTTCGAGATTTTTCCGAACGAGATTGCGCTGGTAGCGGCGGAACTCCTGGGGACGATTATTTATGCTATTCTGGCCGAGACAGGTCTGGAATATATTGGTCTGGGCAATCTCAATGGGATTAGCTGGGGAGTGATGCTCTTTTTTGCACAGAATGGCAGCGCGCTGCTGCAAGGGGCCTGGTGGTGGTTCCTGCCGCCTGGTCTGTGTATCGCCTTGTTGGGCGCAGGACTTGCCTATCTCAATTTTGGAATTGATGAGGTTGCCAACCCTCGGCTGCGCAAAGAATCCACACCGAAATTGGCGCTGCGCAAGGCAATGCAGCGACTTGGGATGCGTAGGGCTACCGTAGAGGAGGCGGCGTAA